In Populus nigra chromosome 10, ddPopNigr1.1, whole genome shotgun sequence, the following proteins share a genomic window:
- the LOC133704263 gene encoding LOB domain-containing protein 12-like, with protein sequence MGGNSPCASCKLLRRRCAKDCIFAPYFPSDDPHKFAIVHKVFGASNVSKMLQELPVHQRADAVSSLVYEANARVRDPVYGCVGAISYLQNQVSQLQMQLAVAQAEILGIQMQHEPVMPTPQMDPEDKSFLLQNSLPQYLNFGSSSNVIQYDSLKRETIFEDMIS encoded by the exons ATGGGTGGAAACTCACCATGCGCTTCCTGCAAGTTGCTTAGACGCCGATGCGCCAAGGACTGCATCTTCGCTCCTTACTTCCCTTCTGATGACCCCCACAAGTTTGCCATTGTCCACAAAGTCTTTGGCGCTAGCAATGTTAGCAAAATGTTGCAG GAGCTACCAGTTCATCAGAGAGCGGATGCAGTGAGCAGTTTGGTGTATGAAGCGAATGCGAGAGTGAGAGACCCAGTTTACGGGTGTGTTGGTGCCATATCCTACCTGCAAAACCAGGTTTCTCAGCTACAAATGCAGCTTGCAGTGGCTCAAGCAGAGATATTAGGCATCCAGATGCAGCATGAACCTGTGATGCCAACCCCACAGATGGACCCAGAAGACAAGTCATTTCTTCTCCAAAATAGCCTCCCTCAGTACCTGAATTTCGGGTCTTCTAGCAATGTAATCCAGTATGACTCTCTCAAGAGAGAGACTATTTTTGAAGACATGATTTCTTAA